In the genome of Candidatus Neomarinimicrobiota bacterium, one region contains:
- a CDS encoding NAD(P)H-hydrate dehydratase produces the protein MRILTKKQAKELDLMAMVKEGIPGEQLMGNAGMAIAKLAEEITASNANMAIAVVCGKGNNGGDGFAAAQILKDCGRNIDVYSLYPESNITGDAKTFYSKLIEAGQEVQFIAHSPTKNISYSLIIDAVLGTGVRGELQSEITSWIRWMDEQNSQILSADIPSGLHADTGLVNPICVTANKTVTMGYPKIGMLHNDGPDASGEIVTADIGFPNLLEKKKDMHWSIFDDSDMKTLFPKLPRNSSKHSQGKVLLIAGSKGMTGAAVLAGIGAMRTGAGLVKACVPESLNTIFETKMTEVMTIPCEDHDLGRLQMDNIKLLKSAIKWCDCVVIGPGIGNHSSTKNMVEKIVVTSNIPMVIDADALEIFYDNDQLLSKVEAPFIITPHCGELSKILKVGKTHLENNFPEMASNLSKNINGVLVAKNAPTITLKGSHGIFNPSGNSGLSTGGTGDVLSGMLGSLMAQGFDPFIASQIGVFLHGKAADICARELGQRGMIASDLLNTIPKAIALYE, from the coding sequence ATGAGAATTCTTACGAAAAAACAGGCCAAAGAACTTGATTTAATGGCCATGGTAAAAGAAGGAATCCCGGGAGAGCAATTAATGGGAAACGCAGGAATGGCGATTGCAAAATTAGCAGAAGAAATAACAGCCTCTAATGCGAACATGGCAATTGCTGTCGTGTGTGGGAAAGGAAATAATGGTGGTGATGGTTTTGCAGCTGCACAGATTTTAAAAGATTGCGGAAGAAACATAGACGTGTATTCTCTATATCCAGAATCAAACATTACAGGAGATGCGAAAACATTTTATTCAAAACTCATCGAAGCAGGGCAAGAAGTTCAATTCATTGCGCATTCACCAACAAAAAATATATCTTATTCTTTAATTATTGATGCTGTTTTGGGTACTGGCGTGAGAGGAGAATTGCAATCTGAAATAACATCCTGGATACGCTGGATGGATGAACAAAATTCACAGATTCTATCTGCCGATATTCCTTCCGGTCTACATGCGGATACCGGGTTAGTCAATCCCATTTGCGTTACAGCGAATAAAACTGTTACAATGGGATATCCAAAAATTGGGATGTTGCATAATGATGGACCCGATGCATCTGGTGAAATTGTAACTGCAGATATTGGATTCCCGAATCTACTTGAAAAGAAAAAAGACATGCATTGGTCAATTTTTGATGATTCTGATATGAAGACCCTATTCCCAAAATTACCAAGAAATTCTTCGAAGCATTCTCAGGGTAAAGTTCTATTAATCGCCGGATCAAAAGGGATGACTGGAGCAGCGGTTCTTGCAGGAATCGGAGCCATGCGAACTGGCGCGGGGTTGGTAAAAGCATGTGTTCCGGAATCTCTAAATACAATTTTTGAAACGAAAATGACTGAAGTAATGACCATTCCATGCGAAGACCATGATTTAGGACGACTTCAAATGGACAACATTAAACTGTTGAAAAGTGCAATAAAATGGTGCGATTGCGTGGTGATTGGCCCGGGAATTGGAAACCATTCTTCAACAAAAAATATGGTTGAAAAAATAGTTGTAACCTCAAATATTCCGATGGTTATAGACGCAGATGCGTTAGAAATATTCTATGATAATGATCAATTACTATCCAAGGTTGAGGCACCGTTTATTATAACGCCTCATTGTGGCGAATTAAGTAAGATTCTAAAAGTTGGCAAAACGCATCTTGAAAATAACTTTCCTGAAATGGCTTCCAACCTTTCAAAAAATATTAATGGAGTGTTGGTCGCAAAAAATGCACCAACTATCACATTAAAAGGATCACATGGTATATTTAATCCATCAGGAAACTCTGGTCTTTCAACGGGTGGAACGGGGGATGTATTATCGGGAATGTTGGGGAGTTTAATGGCCCAAGGGTTTGATCCATTTATCGCTTCGCAAATCGGAGTCTTTTTACACGGAAAAGCGGCGGATATTTGTGCTCGCGAACTAGGTCAGCGTGGTATGATTGCATCTGATCTACTTAATACAATTCCAAAAGCGATTGCTTTGTATGAATAA
- the acpS gene encoding holo-ACP synthase has product MNSTEPNWFIGTDIVSVPRISSIINKEQDSFISRIFTKGEISYCGKRNNPAIHYAGRFAAKEALKKAILSYNPKSTISLKKIEIQRLDSGEPHVNLNESLDCKVSISHTEEFAIAFAIVKPKI; this is encoded by the coding sequence ATGAACTCAACCGAACCTAATTGGTTCATTGGAACAGATATTGTTTCTGTTCCCAGAATTTCGAGCATTATTAACAAAGAACAAGATTCTTTCATATCTCGTATTTTTACAAAAGGTGAAATCTCTTACTGTGGTAAAAGGAATAATCCAGCTATTCATTACGCCGGGAGGTTTGCTGCAAAAGAAGCACTAAAAAAAGCAATTTTATCCTATAATCCCAAATCTACAATTTCTTTAAAAAAGATAGAAATTCAACGGTTAGATTCAGGGGAACCTCACGTGAACCTCAATGAATCTTTGGATTGTAAAGTGAGTATATCTCACACAGAAGAATTTGCAATCGCCTTTGCGATCGTGAAACCCAAAATATGA
- a CDS encoding TIGR02253 family HAD-type hydrolase has translation MKIKAIIFDLDNTLLDFMKMKRQAVRAGIESMIEAGLTVDQDKSVDRIFELYEAKGWENQQIFDIFLEEIHGKVDAKFLAAGIVAYRRAREANLKVYPNVNQTLVSLGKMGLKLAIVSDAPRREAWMRIFYLNLHHVFDIVLTFDDTGVRKPSPKPFEMALDQLSVKADEAIMIGDWPERDVEGAKQLGIKTIYARYGDTFGTVESGADWDINDVSEILDIVNELNRT, from the coding sequence TTGAAGATAAAAGCAATTATTTTTGATTTAGATAATACCTTGTTAGATTTCATGAAAATGAAACGACAAGCCGTTCGGGCAGGAATTGAGTCCATGATTGAAGCCGGTCTTACGGTTGACCAAGATAAATCAGTCGATAGAATTTTCGAATTATATGAGGCAAAAGGGTGGGAGAATCAACAAATATTTGATATATTTTTAGAGGAAATTCATGGTAAAGTTGATGCAAAATTTTTAGCTGCCGGAATTGTAGCTTATCGCCGAGCACGGGAAGCCAACCTCAAAGTGTACCCCAACGTAAATCAGACATTAGTTTCCCTTGGAAAAATGGGACTAAAACTAGCAATTGTATCAGATGCGCCTCGTCGCGAAGCTTGGATGAGAATTTTCTATCTAAACCTTCATCATGTGTTTGATATTGTACTTACCTTCGATGATACGGGAGTTCGAAAACCATCACCAAAACCATTTGAAATGGCACTCGATCAATTATCGGTTAAAGCAGATGAGGCAATCATGATAGGAGATTGGCCGGAGCGAGATGTGGAAGGTGCAAAACAGCTCGGAATTAAGACTATTTATGCACGATATGGTGATACATTTGGAACGGTAGAATCTGGTGCAGATTGGGATATTAATGATGTATCCGAAATTCTTGATATTGTCAATGAACTCAACCGAACCTAA
- a CDS encoding tetratricopeptide repeat protein — MKLKKNLIFILMVSAMCFSQDPMADHARAQEELAKGNIDIAESLFKSALDMDPSFSLAFLGLSRVSLRKGDLTNTGKFLREAIDMEPENQEFRDEFEQLSELNTLMNQGNRYYSNGEISEALETFRIILERFSTFSEAAFRMGLAYSRNGETPAAVESFKNALRINPYHENALKAIKNEAKRSFLSGNQYYKRGDLESALESYRKAIGIDETFYQSFYQLGVIEAKLGNDNIAIENYQSALDIQPGFYKGWYAIGKAKNRIGDSEGAIAAFNQAIEVHPKYSKAYGAIGDLHLANQNYDAALQAFLQGSIVDSTYAKSFIGLGIVYLNQELFQDAISPLETASELKPKDAMVWFRLASAYNGVEDCENSKRAAREATEQKPKFGGGWYELGIAEWCGGKGNKTASLNSLERGRNDRNWRPSCEHLIKEIRTPR; from the coding sequence ATGAAATTAAAGAAAAATCTCATATTTATCCTGATGGTTTCAGCCATGTGTTTTTCCCAAGATCCAATGGCGGATCATGCGCGTGCTCAGGAAGAACTTGCAAAAGGTAATATTGATATTGCAGAATCCCTTTTTAAAAGTGCTCTAGATATGGACCCATCATTTTCTCTGGCATTTCTTGGTCTTTCAAGAGTAAGCCTGCGGAAAGGTGATTTAACCAATACAGGGAAGTTTTTAAGAGAAGCAATTGATATGGAACCTGAAAATCAAGAATTTCGAGATGAATTTGAACAGCTCAGCGAATTAAATACGTTAATGAATCAGGGGAATCGTTATTACAGTAATGGTGAAATATCGGAGGCTCTTGAAACATTCAGGATCATTCTTGAAAGGTTTTCTACCTTTTCGGAAGCGGCCTTTAGAATGGGCTTGGCATATTCAAGGAATGGCGAGACGCCTGCAGCGGTTGAGAGTTTTAAAAATGCACTTCGAATTAATCCTTATCATGAAAACGCTCTGAAAGCAATCAAGAATGAAGCAAAAAGATCTTTTCTGTCCGGGAATCAATATTATAAACGTGGCGATCTTGAATCTGCATTGGAATCGTACAGAAAGGCAATTGGGATTGATGAAACATTTTATCAGTCTTTTTATCAACTTGGTGTGATTGAAGCAAAACTTGGGAATGATAACATTGCTATAGAAAACTATCAAAGTGCGCTGGATATTCAACCCGGGTTTTACAAAGGATGGTATGCAATTGGTAAAGCAAAGAATAGGATAGGCGATTCAGAAGGAGCCATCGCGGCATTTAATCAAGCTATTGAAGTTCATCCGAAATATTCTAAGGCGTACGGCGCGATTGGCGATTTACATCTTGCAAACCAGAATTATGATGCGGCGCTTCAAGCATTTCTACAAGGCTCAATTGTAGATTCAACCTATGCCAAATCATTTATTGGATTGGGGATTGTTTATTTAAATCAAGAACTTTTTCAGGATGCAATTAGTCCTTTAGAAACCGCATCCGAATTAAAACCGAAAGATGCAATGGTTTGGTTCAGACTTGCCTCTGCATATAATGGTGTGGAAGATTGCGAAAATAGCAAACGTGCAGCGAGGGAAGCAACGGAACAAAAACCTAAATTTGGTGGGGGTTGGTATGAGCTTGGTATTGCAGAATGGTGTGGAGGAAAAGGGAATAAAACAGCTTCACTCAATTCGCTCGAACGCGGAAGAAATGATAGAAATTGGCGTCCATCCTGTGAGCATTTGATAAAAGAAATCCGAACTCCACGTTAA
- the secG gene encoding preprotein translocase subunit SecG, with translation MLGFLITIHTIVSLFLVTSILMQASQGGGLAGSFGGQASNAILGSRGTASMLSKITTWLVVMFMALAILISLVGSSLSGDSSTSILQEAVEEGSLAPGAELSLPGVQIYPQNDQ, from the coding sequence ATGTTAGGATTTCTCATTACAATTCATACAATTGTCAGCCTATTTTTGGTGACAAGTATATTAATGCAAGCCAGTCAAGGCGGAGGGCTTGCCGGTTCATTTGGAGGGCAAGCATCTAATGCTATCCTCGGATCTCGCGGAACGGCTTCTATGCTGAGCAAAATTACGACTTGGCTTGTAGTGATGTTCATGGCATTGGCTATTTTGATTAGTTTAGTGGGCTCATCTTTAAGTGGAGACTCATCCACATCAATTCTTCAGGAAGCCGTTGAAGAAGGGTCTTTAGCACCCGGGGCTGAATTATCACTCCCAGGGGTGCAAATTTATCCCCAAAATGACCAATAA
- a CDS encoding triose-phosphate isomerase — MKSKFFVVANWKMNKTSEEAQFFLEKSSKLNLNMEKAQVIFCPPFTALFDMGKSLEGESWLLGAQNMHWEGSGAFTGEISSEMLKACGVTYVILGHSERRHIFGESDEWINKKMHLAFLAGLRPIFCVGETLEERQAGNMKDVLEKQISNGLKDISDVNGFLIAYEPVWAIGTGENASVDQIEDAHGLVKNLVQQTLGDFGSTIPVLYGGSVKSTNVGELILANGVDGFLIGGASLEPESFSEIITKVETSIRE, encoded by the coding sequence ATGAAATCGAAATTTTTTGTAGTGGCAAATTGGAAAATGAATAAAACGAGTGAAGAAGCACAATTTTTCCTCGAAAAATCGTCCAAATTGAATTTGAATATGGAAAAAGCGCAGGTTATATTCTGCCCGCCTTTTACGGCGCTGTTTGACATGGGAAAATCTCTTGAGGGAGAATCGTGGTTATTGGGTGCCCAAAATATGCATTGGGAAGGATCCGGTGCATTTACCGGGGAAATTTCTTCCGAAATGCTGAAAGCGTGTGGAGTGACATACGTTATCCTTGGACATTCTGAAAGACGTCACATTTTTGGCGAATCTGATGAATGGATTAACAAGAAAATGCACCTTGCTTTTTTAGCGGGCTTACGACCCATATTTTGCGTAGGGGAAACTCTAGAAGAAAGACAAGCCGGAAATATGAAAGACGTGCTAGAAAAGCAAATTTCGAATGGGTTAAAAGATATATCTGACGTGAATGGATTTCTTATAGCATACGAACCGGTTTGGGCTATTGGTACCGGAGAAAATGCATCGGTAGATCAAATTGAGGATGCTCATGGTTTGGTAAAAAATCTTGTTCAACAAACCCTCGGAGACTTTGGAAGTACAATTCCGGTTTTATATGGAGGCTCTGTTAAATCAACCAATGTTGGTGAATTAATTCTTGCGAATGGCGTAGATGGTTTTTTAATTGGCGGCGCTAGTTTGGAACCGGAATCATTTTCGGAAATTATTACAAAAGTAGAAACCAGTATCAGGGAGTAA
- a CDS encoding phosphoglycerate kinase gives MIKSLKYFDVKNRKVLIRVDFNVPMDGERVIDDFRLRAALPTIKDCMNRGAAIILMSHLGRPNGKPDNKYSLVPVGETLADLFEMPIKFSDDCVSRDALDVSLGLKPGEIHLLENVRFHSGEEKNDPKFSGILAKHAHIYINDAFGTAHRAHASNTGIAKHLQLKGIGHLMEKEIHFLNGIMTKPKKPFTLVLGGAKLKTKVALIKRFLMEADTILIGGGMVFTFLKARGMEIGTSLVDDAMLSTAKEIIGLAHERKVKFLFPTDIKCVNSIKKDEKISVCSSKELPKNKVGVDIGPETIERFRNEIMNSQTIFWNGPMGVFEVPGFEKGTLGVANAMADAVENGSISVVGGGDSASALNQFGLNHSMSHVSTGGGASLQILSGNTLPALEVLEQ, from the coding sequence ATGATAAAATCATTAAAATATTTTGATGTAAAAAATCGGAAAGTACTGATCCGCGTTGATTTTAATGTTCCCATGGATGGAGAACGTGTTATAGACGATTTTCGTCTTCGTGCCGCTTTACCAACAATTAAGGATTGTATGAACCGAGGAGCTGCGATTATTTTAATGTCACATCTTGGCCGTCCGAATGGGAAGCCTGATAATAAATATAGTTTAGTCCCTGTTGGCGAAACGTTGGCGGATTTATTTGAAATGCCCATAAAATTTTCTGATGATTGTGTGTCGAGAGACGCTTTGGATGTTTCCCTAGGACTGAAACCGGGTGAAATTCATTTATTAGAAAATGTACGTTTTCACTCGGGTGAGGAAAAAAATGATCCGAAATTTTCCGGAATTTTGGCAAAGCACGCTCACATTTATATCAATGATGCATTTGGAACTGCTCACCGGGCTCATGCTTCGAATACGGGTATTGCGAAACACTTACAGCTTAAAGGCATAGGTCATCTTATGGAAAAAGAGATCCATTTTCTAAATGGAATTATGACCAAACCCAAAAAACCGTTTACCCTTGTTTTAGGAGGTGCGAAACTAAAAACAAAGGTGGCATTAATTAAACGGTTTCTGATGGAAGCTGACACCATATTAATTGGTGGCGGTATGGTGTTCACATTTTTAAAGGCACGAGGGATGGAAATTGGAACTTCACTTGTGGATGACGCTATGTTGTCAACTGCAAAAGAAATTATTGGGCTTGCGCATGAACGCAAGGTAAAATTTCTATTTCCCACAGATATTAAATGTGTGAATAGCATAAAAAAAGACGAAAAAATATCAGTCTGTTCTTCGAAAGAATTACCGAAAAATAAAGTAGGAGTAGATATTGGTCCGGAGACTATTGAAAGATTTCGAAATGAAATAATGAATTCACAAACAATATTTTGGAATGGACCTATGGGAGTGTTTGAAGTTCCGGGATTTGAAAAGGGAACATTAGGTGTTGCAAATGCAATGGCAGACGCGGTAGAAAACGGATCAATTTCCGTTGTGGGTGGTGGCGATTCTGCGTCGGCTCTTAATCAATTTGGTCTAAACCATAGTATGAGTCATGTTTCTACAGGCGGTGGCGCATCGTTACAGATTTTAAGCGGAAATACCTTACCGGCATTAGAAGTATTGGAGCAATAA
- a CDS encoding ComF family protein, giving the protein MISALTLPFNVLSDLVYPNLCKSCGDMMTGSNLVCGTCLNKLRQTQFGNWIKSMSCSEGIDAAFSCWFFDDELQQVIHLLKYSDYAGVGTQLGKLMGKTIQVDNIREIDMLIPIPLHTVKKRKRGYNQADFIAKGLSTSWNCPVRTDVLRRTKFTESQTQLNKQERIQNLADAIVVRRNVKDKTIVLIDDVLTTGSTMSSAAIALKKCGTKKVIALTCATPRPTEKT; this is encoded by the coding sequence ATGATTTCAGCACTTACATTACCTTTTAACGTACTTTCGGACTTGGTTTATCCGAATCTTTGCAAATCGTGCGGAGATATGATGACCGGAAGTAATCTTGTATGTGGCACATGTTTAAATAAATTGAGACAAACTCAATTCGGTAATTGGATAAAATCAATGTCCTGCTCTGAAGGAATAGATGCAGCATTCTCATGTTGGTTTTTTGATGATGAACTACAACAGGTCATTCATTTATTGAAATACAGTGATTATGCTGGAGTTGGAACTCAATTGGGTAAACTCATGGGAAAAACGATTCAGGTGGATAATATACGTGAAATTGATATGCTTATTCCCATTCCACTTCACACAGTTAAAAAACGGAAACGCGGATACAATCAGGCAGATTTTATAGCAAAAGGACTTTCCACATCTTGGAATTGTCCTGTACGAACTGATGTGTTGCGTCGAACCAAATTTACTGAAAGTCAAACACAACTTAATAAACAAGAGCGTATTCAAAATTTAGCCGATGCGATTGTGGTTCGTCGGAATGTAAAGGATAAAACAATTGTGTTGATCGATGATGTATTGACAACCGGATCCACTATGTCTTCAGCAGCTATCGCGTTGAAAAAATGTGGTACAAAAAAAGTGATTGCCTTGACGTGTGCAACACCAAGACCCACTGAGAAAACATGA
- the gdhA gene encoding NADP-specific glutamate dehydrogenase, which produces MSNSMQTYMNSVENRNPDQPEFLQAVTEVVESLWDFLKDHPHYMHAKVLDRIVEPERVIMFRVPWRNDRGEVQINRGFRVEFNSAIGPYKGGLRFHPSVNLSILKFLGFEQVFKNSLTTLPMGGGKGGSDFDPKGKSDNEVMSFCQSFMTELQRHIGPDTDVPAGDIGVGGREIGFLFGQYKRLRNEFTGVLTGKSLNWGGSLIRPEATGYGCVYFTNEMLKTKNESFKGKSVAVSGSGNVAQYATEKVIELGGKVVTLSDSSGSIYDKNGIDSEKLAYVMDLKNVQRGRIKEYAEKYKIDYLEGKRPWEVSCDIALPCATQNEINVSDAKTLVKNGCKAVAEGANMPTEPDAVEVFQKAGILFGPGKAANAGGVAVSGLEMSQNSMRLSWTREEVDEKLHSIMKNIHAACVTHGKEGDAVNYVKGANISGFIKIADSMLDQGVV; this is translated from the coding sequence ATGTCAAATTCAATGCAAACGTATATGAATTCAGTTGAAAATCGAAATCCGGATCAACCGGAATTTCTACAGGCAGTTACAGAGGTTGTCGAGTCACTTTGGGATTTTCTGAAAGATCATCCGCATTATATGCATGCAAAAGTGTTGGACAGAATCGTTGAACCCGAGCGTGTTATTATGTTTCGTGTACCTTGGAGAAATGATCGGGGGGAAGTTCAAATCAATCGTGGATTTAGAGTCGAGTTTAATTCTGCAATTGGTCCATACAAAGGCGGGCTTCGCTTTCATCCATCTGTAAATCTTTCTATTTTAAAATTTCTCGGATTCGAACAAGTTTTTAAAAACAGTCTCACCACACTTCCAATGGGTGGAGGAAAAGGCGGATCGGATTTTGATCCCAAGGGTAAATCTGACAATGAAGTCATGAGTTTTTGCCAATCATTTATGACAGAACTACAGCGTCACATTGGTCCGGATACCGATGTTCCTGCCGGAGACATTGGTGTAGGCGGTCGGGAAATTGGTTTTTTGTTTGGACAATATAAAAGACTTCGGAATGAATTTACCGGAGTGCTAACCGGAAAATCATTGAATTGGGGCGGCAGTCTAATCCGTCCTGAGGCAACGGGGTACGGCTGTGTTTATTTCACCAATGAAATGCTTAAAACCAAAAATGAATCGTTTAAAGGAAAATCGGTGGCTGTGTCAGGATCTGGAAATGTAGCGCAGTATGCAACTGAAAAGGTGATTGAGCTTGGTGGAAAAGTGGTTACACTTTCAGATTCCAGTGGTAGCATTTATGATAAAAATGGGATTGATAGCGAAAAACTAGCCTACGTTATGGATTTAAAAAATGTCCAACGTGGACGCATTAAAGAATACGCCGAAAAATACAAGATTGATTATCTCGAAGGAAAACGTCCGTGGGAAGTATCGTGCGATATTGCGCTTCCTTGCGCCACGCAAAATGAGATTAATGTAAGCGATGCAAAAACACTCGTTAAGAATGGCTGTAAAGCGGTTGCGGAAGGTGCCAATATGCCTACAGAGCCTGATGCGGTAGAAGTGTTTCAAAAAGCTGGTATATTATTTGGTCCGGGAAAGGCAGCAAATGCTGGAGGTGTTGCAGTATCAGGATTGGAAATGAGTCAGAATTCTATGCGGCTTTCTTGGACGCGAGAAGAAGTGGATGAAAAATTGCATTCCATTATGAAAAATATCCATGCAGCTTGTGTGACACATGGTAAAGAAGGTGATGCGGTGAATTATGTAAAAGGTGCAAATATTTCCGGATTTATCAAAATCGCAGATTCAATGCTTGACCAAGGAGTCGTGTAA
- a CDS encoding methyltransferase domain-containing protein, with protein MAHKHKVDSKEAGLEIGLLIGRFFFDTEDLHYGLFKDGLEPKGLNFRKSQEYHSDLIIENIQEGTHTILDVGSGSGNLARRLLDNGFKVDCVSPSSYLSDAIHEKVGDETEIFRCKYEDLKTDKMYDQIQFSESFQYVPVERALDQTFNMLNPGGHLLICDFFTVPAEGEVPLGGGHRFPFFKEAIEKTDFEQIVDIDITEDTAKTMTILEDFVEKVAGPVGEISGKYFDSHYPKLMKLFRWKFRERYEKINRIYFSGHLNAETFIKYKTYRLMVFKKPA; from the coding sequence ATGGCACATAAACACAAAGTAGATTCAAAAGAAGCGGGGCTGGAAATCGGTCTGCTCATTGGTAGGTTTTTCTTCGATACAGAAGACTTACATTATGGATTATTTAAAGATGGACTCGAGCCGAAAGGACTCAATTTCCGGAAATCTCAGGAATATCATTCCGATCTGATTATTGAGAACATTCAGGAAGGTACCCACACGATTCTTGATGTTGGTAGCGGATCGGGTAATCTGGCGAGACGATTGTTGGATAACGGTTTTAAGGTGGATTGTGTTTCGCCAAGTAGTTATCTCTCAGACGCCATTCACGAAAAAGTAGGAGATGAGACGGAAATTTTCCGATGCAAATATGAAGACCTCAAAACGGATAAGATGTACGATCAAATTCAGTTTAGTGAAAGTTTTCAATATGTGCCGGTGGAGCGTGCGCTGGACCAAACATTTAACATGTTAAATCCGGGAGGGCATCTTCTTATTTGCGACTTTTTCACAGTTCCGGCTGAGGGGGAAGTTCCACTGGGAGGTGGACATAGATTCCCGTTTTTTAAGGAAGCCATAGAAAAAACAGATTTCGAACAAATTGTAGATATTGACATCACGGAAGACACCGCCAAAACGATGACGATATTAGAAGATTTTGTAGAAAAGGTTGCAGGTCCCGTTGGCGAAATTTCTGGTAAATACTTTGACAGCCACTATCCGAAACTGATGAAACTGTTTCGATGGAAATTCAGAGAACGGTACGAAAAAATTAATCGCATTTATTTTTCAGGTCACCTAAATGCGGAAACATTTATAAAATATAAAACCTATCGGCTGATGGTGTTTAAAAAACCAGCTTAA
- a CDS encoding DUF92 domain-containing protein, with the protein MNLPLFQPFANEWITFGIFFIGILSMVATAELLLYKKNVHPEFVRKFVHVLVGILVSTCPFIFESNLPPMALAGIFIVVNFLSLKSGKLKGMHSTDRVTYGTVYFPIAFLILATFFWEKPITLILSMLVMSLSDTATGISGSKADHPRIFTLWKDSKTLEGSTVMFLTTFLIVYVGTDFFAWIFGAAFFIPLPNLISLAGFVAMMATLAEAVSCEGSDNLSVPLVAAITYELYLINYTHGTLPIFMLWTVGSGIIFLYAFKLRTLSASGTAGAFLMGVLVFGVQGVYGIVPLLTFFLLSSFLSKIGNKQENTFQKGSQRDIIQVLANGGVGMLILLWNFFYPFEGAYLIFLGSIAAATADTWATEIGFFSRSNPRKISTFKQVEKGTSGGVTLIGTFGSFLGAGVIAGVGLLLGVDPELFWIITAAGFIGSIADSILGGTVQARFYCKSCEKETEKRRHCSGVTQHVNGFKWMDNDMVNFLNTITGAVVTYFSVLI; encoded by the coding sequence ATGAATCTTCCACTATTTCAACCCTTTGCCAATGAATGGATAACATTCGGTATATTTTTTATCGGAATCCTTTCTATGGTAGCCACTGCAGAATTATTGCTTTACAAAAAGAATGTACATCCTGAATTTGTTAGAAAATTTGTTCATGTACTTGTCGGGATTCTAGTTTCCACCTGTCCATTTATTTTCGAATCAAACCTTCCGCCAATGGCGCTCGCTGGTATTTTCATCGTCGTGAATTTTCTTTCTCTCAAATCAGGGAAATTGAAAGGCATGCACTCAACAGATAGAGTTACATACGGCACCGTTTATTTTCCGATTGCTTTCCTGATTCTTGCTACATTTTTTTGGGAAAAACCGATAACCTTAATTTTAAGTATGCTGGTGATGTCGCTTTCAGACACAGCAACCGGAATTTCCGGATCAAAGGCAGATCATCCACGAATATTCACGTTGTGGAAAGATTCAAAAACTCTGGAAGGATCCACAGTGATGTTTCTTACAACATTTCTGATTGTTTATGTTGGAACAGATTTTTTTGCATGGATTTTCGGTGCAGCATTTTTTATTCCGTTACCGAATCTTATCAGCCTCGCCGGATTTGTTGCAATGATGGCAACACTGGCAGAAGCTGTATCTTGCGAAGGTTCGGACAATCTGTCCGTTCCGCTGGTTGCAGCCATTACCTATGAGCTCTATTTAATCAATTATACGCATGGGACTCTTCCGATATTTATGCTCTGGACGGTGGGTTCTGGGATCATATTTTTATACGCTTTCAAATTAAGAACACTTTCGGCAAGCGGGACGGCAGGCGCTTTTTTAATGGGCGTTTTGGTGTTTGGGGTTCAGGGAGTTTATGGCATAGTTCCACTATTGACTTTTTTCTTACTTTCATCCTTTCTATCTAAGATTGGAAACAAACAAGAGAACACGTTTCAAAAAGGATCTCAAAGGGACATCATTCAAGTATTAGCGAATGGCGGCGTTGGAATGCTGATTTTACTTTGGAATTTTTTCTACCCTTTCGAAGGTGCATATCTCATTTTCCTCGGAAGTATCGCAGCAGCAACGGCGGATACGTGGGCAACAGAAATCGGGTTTTTCAGCCGGTCAAATCCGCGGAAAATTTCGACATTCAAACAGGTAGAAAAAGGAACTTCCGGTGGGGTAACACTCATTGGAACATTTGGATCTTTTCTGGGGGCCGGTGTAATAGCCGGAGTTGGATTATTGCTGGGTGTGGATCCTGAACTCTTTTGGATTATTACCGCCGCGGGGTTCATTGGGAGTATTGCTGACTCTATTTTGGGAGGAACCGTTCAGGCGCGGTTTTATTGCAAATCCTGTGAAAAAGAAACCGAAAAACGGAGGCATTGTAGTGGCGTAACTCAGCATGTAAACGGATTCAAGTGGATGGATAATGATATGGTGAATTTTCTAAATACTATAACGGGAGCAGTGGTAACATATTTTTCCGTCCTGATTTAG